Genomic segment of Kibdelosporangium phytohabitans:
TTGCCCGCGTCCACCACGATCTTGAGCGGGCGGATGGCCGAGAGGTCCACGAGCTGGCGCAGGTAGCCGGCGTACGCGTCGAGCATGTCGCGCTGCTCGACCTCGCCCGGTGCGGCGCCGTTCTCGGGCATGCCGAGTTCGACGTCGCGCTGGATGTCGGCGAGCCCGCTGTCCTGGCCGACCGGCGCGGCGCCCGCGCGGCAGACCTTGATCCCGTTGTACGCGGCGGGGTTGTGGCTCGCGGTGAACATCGCGCCGGGCAGGTTCAGGTTGCCGGAGGCGAAGTAGAGCATGTCGGTGCTCGCCAGGCCGATGCTGACGACGTCGACGCCCTCGCGCGTCACGCCCTCGGCGAACGCGCCGGACAGGCCTGGTGACGAGTCACGCATGTCGTGACCGATGACGACGGCCGGGCCGCCGACCAAGCGCGCGAAGGCGGCGCCGATCTCACGGACCACGTCGGCGTCGAGCTGCTCGCCCACCAAGCCGCGGATGTCGTATGCCTTGAAGATGGCGGACAGGTCACGCACAAGGTCTCCCGGGGGTCGGATCGTCCTGACCCGGGAGCCTATTAGGTCAATTACTCGGCGACGGGATCGGGCAGGACCCGCAGGTGGCCGCGCCGCCCCGAACCCGCGTTCACGTCGGGCGCGTCGACGGGCCGGTCGGGCCGCCCGGCCTCGCGCACCGCCTCGGCGAGGGCGGTCAGATCGTCATGGGACGGCTCCGGCGCGGCGAATTCGCCGTCGTACCTGACCACGTCCCAGCCCCGTGGGGCGGTCAGCCGCATCGCGTGCTCTTCGCATAGGTCGTAGCTATGCGGTTCGGAGTACGTCGCGAGCGGGCCGACTACAGCGGTGGAGTCCGCATAGGCGTAGGTCAGCGTCGCGACGGCCGGATTCACGCACCCGGTCCGCGAACAACGCCGCACATTCCGCACGATCGTGGACGATAGCGCGTTTCTCCTCGGCAGGCAGCCAGGCACACCGGCGACACGCCCCCAGTACCCTGTTTGTCCTAGAGGTATGTCATGGAGGTGCTTGCAAGGTGGTCACGCCCCGTCGCCGGTCGTCAGCGCGTCGCGGACGGGATCGGCATGGTCGTGGCATGCGCGGGCCGCTGTACCCGTCGACGCTCCCTGCCGCGAGCACTCGCGCGGAGAAGTTCGACGCGCTCGTGCTCGACGCGCTCGAGCCCATCGAGGCACGGTGGCGCACCGAGCTGACCAAGCTGGACGTCGCGGTCGACGATGTCCCGGAGATCGAGGCAGCCGGTTCCCCGCCGCAGGACGGCGTGCTGGCCGACAGCGGCGTCCCGCTTGCCCGTCTGGTGCCCGCGGGCATGGACCGGCGCGGAAACCCCACGAGCGCGCGGATCGTGCTCTACCGGCGGCCGTTGGAGGCCCGTGCGAAGGACAGCGCGGAGCTGGCGGACCTCGTGCACGACGTGTTGGTCGAGCAGGTCGCGAACTACCTGAGCGTCGACCCGGACGCCATCGAAGGCGGCTCGTGAGTGTTTCGGCCGGTTAGAACCGGACTAACCACTCACGAGGTCTTTCTGCGGCTGGGGATGGCGGTCAGGAGTGTGAACAGCAGGGCCGCGCCCTGGATCAGCAGCAGGAACGCGCGCAGGCCCGAGGAGTACTCCACTCGGATGTCCGCCGAGCGCGCGGGCACGGCGACGCCGACGAGGTTGCCCCACGCACGGACCACGGGCACTTGGCGGCCGTTGACGTCCGCGCGCCAGCCCGGTTCCTCCGCGGCTGCGATGACCAGCAGGCGTCCTTCCGATCCGTCGGACACGCGGACGGCGGCCTCGGGCGGTCCCGCGTCGACGGGCACGATCCCGCCCGCACCAAGCGTAGTCGGCGGGTTGCCGCCAGTAACCGCCTGCTTGGCCGGTTCGGGGGCCAGCAGGACGGCGCGGCCCGCGGCGGGCTGCAGCCGGAACACCGGCCGTCCGTCCGAAGTGGACGTTGTCGGCGAGACCAGGTCACCGGCCGCGGCCCGCAAACGGGTGCCCGCGGCCTGATCAGGCAGCACCACGAACAGCACACCGGCGGTCGCCGCCGCGGCGGCCGCGGCCCTGGCCACCTCCGGCACGTCCGAGCGGAAGTCGTTGTCCCAGCGCTGGATCCGGGTACGGGCCGAGGCCACCGGGATGAGGTCGTCGTCGCCGAACTGCGGCATCCGGCCCGCCGCCTGCCGGGCCGGCTCGTCGCCACGCGCGAGCACCAGCACACCGCGCCCGGTCTCCGCGAGCTCACGCGCGGGCGTCGCACCCAACCGGGCGCCGTCGCCCGCGGTCACCGGCCCGTCACGGCCGAGCAGGACCGCACCGCCCGCCAGGACGGCGAGCGCGCCGGCGCCGACGGCCACGGCCGGACGCGGGCGAGGCGCGGACCCGGCCAGCGCCCACAGCAGCCCCCAGCCGACCACGATCAGCGGCGTCCCGAGCCAACCCTGTTGCGGCGCACCGCCACTGACCGGAGCCATCGGCACGAACCGCACGAGCGCGACGGCCGCGATCCCGAGCACGAGCAGTCCCAAACCGGGCAACGATCCACGCCCCGGCTGGACGACGAGCCCGATCAGCACCACAACGGCGACCACGATCATGAGCACGAACGAGCCGAAATCCGCGCCCGGCGGCACCCACGCGCCGACTCCGTGCACGACGATGCCCGGGTTCTGGATCAGCACGGCCGGCCACGGCAGCAGCAAAGCCAGTGGCAGCAACACGATCGCGAACAACGCGGCGGCACGGCGCCTGCCGTCCCCGCGCTGCCCGCCGACGAGCACGAACCCGCCGAGCGCGCACGCCAGGACGATCACGTGCACCAGCGGCGAGAACGCACCGATCACGGCGAGCCCGAGCGACGACCCGGCGGCGACCGACAGCCACGACCGCGACGCCCCCGCCAGCACGGAAACGATCCCGGAAACCACCAGTGGCAGCAGGATGTGCACGACGACGGCGTCCAGCCTGCCCTGCGACACCGCTGCGACCGCGGGCGGCAGCAACGCGTACACACCGGCGACGACAGCGCGAACACCGCGCCGCACAGCCATTTTCCGAGTCGCGAGATAAGCACTCAGCCCGGCCAGCGGCAGGTCGCCGAGCAGCAGCAGGCCCGCCTTGCCGCCAAGGATCCCCAGTACCGCAAGGGCCGCGGGCGCAGGCGAGGCCGTTCCGCCTGATACGGCGTGCCATCCGGCGAGGTACTCCGCCCAGAGGTCGGTCGCGGGCAGCAGCCTGCCCCCGCTCATCGACAGGCCCAGCCGGTCGGAGTTGACCACGAGTCCGACCGCGACCAACGCCAGCACCAGCAGCACCGGTGGCGCCAGGAGGATCTGTTTGAGCACACGGCCGCGATCGACTTGGACGAGCAGGACTTCCGGTTGCGGCGCCGGGCTGCCGTCCCGCGGCACGGGCGACGGGCGGGGGCGCGGACTGGGCCGCCTGACCTTCGGTCCGGTGCCGAACTTCGGAATGACCGGGACCGACACCGCGACCGCCGCCGGCGGGCGGCGCAGCCCGGCGGCTCGGCGGACTTTGTTGCGGCCAAGGGCACCCGCCGGGAGCGCGTCCGGACCGATCGGGCGGTGCAGGTCCTCCGGCGGCACCCAGACGTTGCCCGGCGCCTCCCCCAGCGCCGCGTCGGCTTCCACCCTGCGGCGCACGAGGTACGTGACCGCCCCGCGGAACGTGTTGCGCAGCCGCGTGAAGCGACTGGTGAACAACCCGCGCACACTGCTGTTGGGTCCGAGTTCCCGCCGGTCACGGCGTCCGCGCAGCAGCCTCATCCGGCCGCCCAGCAGACGGCCTGCCGCGACGAATTCGGCACGCGCCCGTGAAATGCGGCGGATCAGCAGGAATCCGAGCGCGCGCAGCAGGCTCAGCACAACCAGGCGGGGAACGCCGACCAGAAACGAAATCAACGCCGAATTCACGAGGAATGTGCGTATCCCGTTCGCCCTTGACCGCACATTCTCGGCGCGTCGCGCCCGGGCGTGTCGAATCCGTGCGGCTGGCACGCACAATGCGACGACTCCGGACCGATTGGCCCGCCACCCGAAATCGATGTCATCAAACAGACCGGGAACGGCCGAATCGAAACCGCCGAGCCGTTCCCACAGCTCACGGCGTACCAGCAGACCCGACGACGGGACCGCGAGCACTTCGCTGCTCTGCTCGATCTGGTTGGCCCTGACCGCCTCACCGGAACCGATGCCGGTCTGCCGGTGGCCGGACGCGTCGGTCGACAAACCGGCTTCGACGACCAGCCGCTGCTCGTGCCAGTCGACCGCGACCGGGCCGAGCACACCGGCCGACGGCGACAGTTCCGCCGCCGTCAGCAAGGTGCCGAGACAATGTTGGTCGGGCGCGCTGTCGTCGTGCAGCAGCCACAGCCAGCCGCCGGGATCGCCCCAGCGCTCCTTGCCGTACGCAAGCGCTTGCGAAACGGCGTCACCGAAACTCGCCGCCCGGTCGAGCGTGATCACGCCGTCGAGAACGTCTTCGCTGGCAGCGAGCAGTTTCGCCGTGCCGTCCAGCGAGCCGGTGTCGACCGCGACCACGTGCCGGGGCATCGGCGTGCTGCGTCGCAACGCCGACAACGCCAGGCGCAGCCACTCCTCGCCGTCGTGGCAGACCAGGACCGCGAACACGGGCACAGTCCTGAGCTGTGGGCGCACCGGCTACCTCCGTCGGCTCCTACTCCTACTCGCGAGTAGACACCGTACGGACATCCGCCGCGAACCCAGCCCCCGAATCGCGGGCTAGATCGCGCGTTTCTTCAGCTTGCGGCGCTCCCGCTCGGACAGGCCGCCCCAGATGCCGAAGCGCTCGTCGTGCCCGAGCGCGTACTCGAGGCACTCGGAACGCACCTCGCAGCCCTGGCAGATCCGCTTGGCCTCTCTGGTCGAGCCGCCCTTCTCCGGGAAGAACGCCTCAGGATCGGTCTGGGCGCACAGCGCGCGCTCCTGCCACTCCTGCTCGTCCTCCGCCGCGTCGAAGAGATGTACAAGGACGCCCAGATCCTCAGTCGGCGCGTCCCCCCATTCCACGACTCGGTCCCCTTCGTCAGCCATCATGATCCGTCCACCTCCCCGCCTTCCACTCCCCGGTTGGCGGATGCCACCGCCCTCCCATTCGGCGAATGACATCTCTGTGATTACACCCGTGTAGTCCCGGCCGGTCAAGCGAAGTACCCACGTGGGTGACGGTATTTGCCGAGGAAAGTCCGGTTCTTTGCCCGATCGGGTGAAGAGGCCCGACACGCATCCGACAGGAGGCCGATCACCGCCGGAGGCCGGCTCTTGCCACACTGGAGTCGTGCGGACACAACACACTCGGCCCAGCCCGCTGTTCCTCGCGTTGCTCGCGGTGACCATCGGCGGCGGCGTGCTGACCATTCTCGAAAGTGAGTTCGCCTACACCACCGGTGTGGTGATCCTGGTTCTCGGTGGGTGGGCGGTCTCACTCTGCCTGCACGAGTTCGGCCACGCCATTGTGGCCTACCGCGGCGGAGACCGCGAGGTGGCGTGGAAGGGCTACCTGACGCTCGACATCCGGCGCTACACCGACCCGCTGCTGAGCATCGTGCTGCCGCTGATCTTCCTGCTGATCGGCGGGATCCCGTTGCCGGGCGGCGCGGTCTGGATCAACCACCACGCGTTGCGCAACAAGCGCGTGGAGTCGTGGGTGTCGCTGGCCGGTCCGCTGTCCAACCTCGCGCTCGGCGTTCTGCTGATCCTGTCCGTGCAGCTGTTCATGCCCGGCGAGCTCACGCCGCTGTCGGCCGGACTGTCCTTTTTGGCCTTCCTGCAGATCTTCGCGTTCCTGCTGAACATCCTGCCGATCCCCGGCCTGGACGGGTGGGGCGCGATCCAGCCGTACCTGTCGTACAAGACCCAGGTCTTCGGGCACAAGGCGGCGCAGTGGGCGCCGCTGATCCTGTTCGCGGCCCTGATCGGCCTGCCCGGCGTCGGCTCCGCGTTCTACGAGGTGATCCTGTCAATCTTCGAGGCGGTCGGCGGATCCGGTTACGCCGCCGCGCTCGGGCGCCACACGTTCATGTTCTGGCTGTGACCAACTGGCCAGCAACGACAGCTTCTCCGCGGTCGGCGAGCCCGGCTCGGCCACGTACGTGACGAGCACCATGTCAGTGGCCTGGCCGGGCAGCGGGAAGCTCTCGTAGAACAGGTCGAGCTCGCCGGCGATGGGGTGGTTCATCCGCTTGGCGCCCGCGGTCTTCTCCTTGACGTCGTGCTTTGCCCACAGATCGCGGAATTCCTGGCTGTGCAGCGACAGCTCGCCGATCAGGGTGGCCAGGCCGGGCGCGCCGGGATCGCGCGTGGCCATCCAGCGCAGGACGGCGACGGTGTCCTCGGCGACGCATGCCCATTGTGGATAGAAATCCCGCGCGCCGGGGTCGAGGAACACCGTCCGGCACAGGTTGGGGCGGTCGGTGGCGGAGTACCCGCTGATGGCGTCGCCGAGCCGGTTCCACGCCAGCACATCGAGCGTCGGCCCGAAGACGAACGCGGGCATCCGGTCCATCTGGTCGAGCATCATCCGCACGGCCGGCCGGACTCGGGCCCCGCGCGGCGACGGGCGCGCGCGCCGCGCGGGGCGCACAAGGATACGCAGGTGCTCGCGCTCGGTTTCGTTCAGGGACAACGCGTTCGCGATGGCGTCCAGCACCGGTTCGGACACGTTCGGGCTGCGTCCCTGTTCAAGCCGGGTGTAGTACTCGACGCTGACGCCCGCCAGCCGCGCGAGTTCGTCGCGCCGCAGCCCGGGGACCCGCCGCCGTCCCGCCCGCGGCAACCCGACTTCCTCCGGCGTGATCCGCGCCCTGCGGGTCCTGAGGAACTCACCCAGCTCATTGCTCACGTCCACCAGTGTGCAACGGCACGGGCGAACAAGGGTGGCCCTGACAGAACCAGTCGAACGCGGGCCTCGTACGCGGCCGTGACCGGCGGCAGCGTTGTCGCCATGACATACGAGAACCTGGCAGGGCGTACCGCGGTGGTCACCGGCGCGGCGAGCGGAATCGGTGCGGCAGTCGCGACGGCACTGGCGGACAACGGCGCCCGCGTCGCGCTCCTGGCCCGCCGCAGTGACCGGATCGAAGAGCTCGCGGCCACACTGAACGCCAACGGCGGACAAGCGATCGCCGTGACGGCTGACGTGACCTCGGACGCATCGGTCACCGGCGCGGCCGAGCGGATCCACTCGGTGTTCGACCGCGTGGACCTGGTCGTGAACAACGCCGGTGTGATGATCCCCGAGCCGATCGACACGGCGTCGACCGGCAACTGGCAACGGATGATCGACACGAACGTGACGGGCGTGCTGCGGGTCCTGCGGGCCTTCACGCCGGACCTGACCGCCGACGGGCACGCGGATCTGGTGAACATCTCGTCGATCGGCGCGCACGAGTACTTCAAGGACTACGCGGTCTACGGCGCCACGAAGGCGGCGGTGACCTACCTGTCGAGGTCGCTGCGCGCCGAACTCGGCCCGGCCGGGGTCCGCGTGACGAACATCGAGCCCGGCCTCGTGCGGAGCGAACTGCGGGACGACATCACCGGCGACGCGGCGGCGTTCCTGGACGACTGGATCGCCGAGGCGGGCATCCTGGCCGCCGAGGACCTCGCTGACGTGGTCGCCTACGTCACCAGCCGTCCCGCGCACGTGAACCTGCGCCAGCTCGTCGCGCTGCCGGCCACGCAGTTCTGAACCCCCGGGAAGGCCCTGCCGAGCAGGGCCTTCAGCACGCCACCGGCGGTCCGTGCAAGGATCGATTCCGTGAAGGTCGTCGTTGTTGTTGGTGGGGTCGGCGGGGCCCGTTTCCTGCTGGGCGTCAAGGCGCTGCTCGGACTGCCCGCGGTGGGTCCCGGTGAGTCCCCGCACGAGATCACCGCTGTGGTGAACACCGGTGACGATGTGTGGATGCACGGGCTGCGGATCTGCCCTGACCTCGATACGTGCATGTACACCCTTGGCGGCGGGATCGACACCGAGCGGGGGTGGGGGCAGAAGGGCGAGACGTGGGTGGTCAAGGAGCAGCTCGCCGCGTACGGCGCCGACCCCGACTGGTTCGGGCTCGGTGACAAGGACATCGCCACCCACCTGGTCCGGACGCGGATGCTGCGTGCCGGGTATCCGCTCTCCGCGGTCACGGAGGCGTTGTGCGACCGGTGGAAGCCCGGTGTGCGGCTGCTGCCGATGACCGACGACCGGGTGGAGACCCACGTCGTGGTCGACACACCGGAAGACGAGCGCAAAGCCGTCCACTTCCAGGAGTGGTGGGTGCGCTACCAGGCGAAACTGCCCGCGCACTCGATCGTCCCCGTCGGTGCCGACGAAGCCGAGCCCGCGCCGGGCGTGCTCGACGCGATCGGCGAGGCGGATGTCGTCCTGTTCGCCCCGTCCAACCCCGTCGTCAGCGTCGGCACGGTGCTGGCGGTCCCGGGTCTGCGGGACGCGCTGCGCAAGACCGACGGCATGGTGGTCGGGATCTCGCCGATCATCGGCGGGAAGCCGTTGCGGGGCATGGCGGACGCCTGCCTGAGCGCGATCGGTGTCGAGACCAGCTCGCAGGCTGTCGGCCGGTACTACGGCTCGCGCCAGTGCTCCGACGACGGCGTGCTCGACGCGTGGCTGGTGCACACCGGCGAGGCCGCTGACGTGCCCGGGGTGGCCGTCCGCGCGGTTCCGTTGCTGATGTCGGATGTGGACGCCACCGCCGAGATGGTCCGTGCCGCACTGGAGATGGCGGGGCTCGAAGCATGAGCGACCACGCGAGCGCCGGGAACATCACGGTGATGGGCGTGACCGGGCTGCCGGAGTTCCGTCCGGGTGACGACCTGGCCGGTGCCGTCGCCGACGCCGCTCCCTGGCTGGAGAACGGCGACATCGTCGTCGTGACGAGCAAGATCGTGTCCAAAGTCGAGGGTCGGCTGGTCGCGGTGACCGGCGACGCCGATGCCCGGGACGCCGAGCGCCGGCGGCTGGTCGAAGCCGAGGCCGTGCGCGTCATCGCCCGCAAGAACCGGACCCTGATCACCGAGAACAAGCTGGGCATCGTGCAGGCCGCGTCCGGCATCGACGCGTCCAATGTGGCCGGTGACGAACTCGCCCTGCTGCCCGCGGACCCGGACGCGTCGGCGGCCGCGTTGCGCGCCGGGCTGCGGGACCGGCTCGGCGTCGACGTCGCGGTCCTGATCACGGACACCATGGGCCGCGCGTGGCGGGTGGGCCAGACCGATGCCGCGATCGGCTCGTCCGGTCTGCGCGTGCTGCACAAGTACGCGGGACAGATCGACCGCCAGGGCAACGAGCTCGTGGTCACCGAGGTCGCCGTCGCCGACGAGCTCGCGGGCGCGGCGGACCTGGTGAAGGGCAAAACCGGTGGGATGCCGGTCGCGGTCGTGCGCGGCTTCGCGGTCACCGACGACGGCTCGACCGCCCGTGACCTGATCCGGCCGACCGGCGAGGACCTCTTCCGGCTCGGCACGGAGGAAGCGCTGGCCCAGGGCCGCTCCGAGGCCGTGCTGGTGCGCCGCTCGATCCGGTTCTACACCGACGAGCCGATCCCCGAGGACGCGATCCGCAAGGCTGTCGGCGTCGCGCTGACCGCGCCGGCGCCGCACCACACGAAGCCCGTGCGGTTCGTGCACGTCAAGGAGCGCCGCAAGGAGCTCCTCGACGCGATGCGCGCCCAGTGGCGTGCCGACCTCGCGGCGGACGGCTGGTCGCGTGAGCGGATCGACCGCCGCGTCAAACGCGGCGATCTGCTGTACGGAGCAAAGGAAATCGTCCTGCCTTTCCTGGTTCGCGAAGGTGCGCACACGTACCCGGACCCGCAGCGGGCCGAAGCCGAACGGACGATGTTCACCATCGCCGGTGGCGCGGCCGTGCAGGGCCTGCTGGTCGCGCTGGCGGCCGAGGGCATCGGGTCGTGCTGGGTCTCGTCGACCATCTTCTGCGCGCCTGTCGTACGCGAAGTCCTCGGTCTGCCCGACGAGTGGGAACCGCTCGGCGCGGTCGCGGTCGGCTACCCGGCCGACGGTCCGCTCGCGCCCCGCCCGCCCCGCGAGCCGGGCGACGCCTTCACGCAGGCCTGAAGCCCGCTGACAGGTCCAACAGGAACGGATTGCCACGCTCGGCCGCGAGGTGGATCGGTCCCCAGCACCCACGACAGGCACGCGGTCACGTGAATTAAGGTTCCCGGCTGTGGGTGTACACGCCGATGCGATGACCGTGCTGGGCAACTGGAAGCCGAACGACCCCCACCAGGAGTCGTTGCGGCAGGCATACCTGGGTTTCCTCGCGGCGCGGGAGGATTCCTGCGACCGCTCGTGCGCCGCCGGGCACATCACGGCATCCGCCGTGGTCCTCGACGGTGACAAGGTCCTGCTGACGCTGCATCCCCGTGTGGGCAAGTGGTTGCAGCTCGGCGGGCACTGCGAGCCGGAGGACGGGACGCTGGCCGGTGCCGCGCTGCGGGAGGCGACCGAGGAGTCCGGGATCGACGGTCTGACGATCGACCCGACCCCGATCCACCTCGAAGTCCACCCGATCACGTGCTCGCTCGGGGTGCCGACGCGGCACTTCGACGTGCGCTTCGCCGTCCACGCCCCAGCGGGCGCGCGGGCGGTGCGCAGCGACGAGTCCGACGACCTGCGCTGGTGGCCGGTCAGCGAGGTGCCCAACGCCGAGCTGATGCCGATGATCGACGTGGCTACATCGCGCGGTAGTCACGCGGCGAGAAACGGGGACCGCGCCGGGGCTTCGTGATCCCGGTGGCTTCGATGTAGCGCACGGCGCGTTGCCGTTGCGGCGCATACGGCGCGAGCACCTCGTACATGCCCGCGTCGTCCAAGGGCTTGCCCACCAAGGCATATCCGACGTTGCCGGGAATGTGGTAGTCGCCGAAGCTGACCGCGTCCGGGTCTCCCCACGCGCGTTGCGCCACCTCCGCGGCCGTCCACACACCGATCCCCGGCACCTTGCGCAGCAGCGCACGGCCCTCGGCGCCCTTGAGCTCGGCTGCCTTCTCCAGGCGCCCGGCGACCTGCGCCGCCGCGATCAGCGCGCGGCGCCGTGCACCGTCCACACCGGCCTTGTGCCACTCCCAGTCGGTGATCGACATCAGGGCCTTCGGCGTCGGCGGGACGCGCAGCGGCATCGGCCCCGGCGCGACCACCCCGAACCGGAGGCACAACTCGCGAAACGACCGGAACGCTTCCCTGCCGGTGACCTTCTGCTCCAGGATCGACGGCACGAGCAGGTCCCAGACACGGCCAGTGCTGCCCAGCCGGAGGCCCGGCATCCTGCGGCGCGCCTCGGCCACGATGTCGTGGTGCGCCTGGAAGTCCGACGGATCGTCGGCCACACCCAGCAACGCGGGCAGGCCGTCCAGCAACCACTCGGCGCCCTCTCCCCACGCCTCGGCGTGCACCTCGCCGCCGACTCGGCGGACAGCCAACGTGCCCGGGCCACACGGCGTGTTCGTGGCACGGAACACCGCGCCACCCGGCGTCCGCCCGTACGTGGGGTCACCGCCGCCGCGCTGGAGCGGGCGCAGGATGGACCCCAGGTCGAGCTCGTACCCGGGCCGCCAGACACGGACCGACATGGCGTCACCATACGGTGCGTGCATTCGGCGTATTGGCGCGACGTTAAGGTTCACTGCGTGGACCTCCATGTGGTTGTGCCCGCGGGTGGCAGTGGGACCAGGTTGTGGCCGCTTTCCCGGGCGACGAACCCCAAGTTCCTGCATCCGCTGACCGGCACCGAGCGCTCACTGCTGCAGGCGACCTTCGACCGGCTGGCACCGTTGGCCTCCGCCGAACGCGTGCACGTCGTCACCGGCACCGCGCACGCGACAGCCGTGGCGAGGCAGCTGCCGGAGGTCCCGGAGCGCAACATCCTCATCGAGCCGCTGGCGCGTGACTCGTGCGCGGCCATCGCGCTGGCCGCCGCCGTGATCGAGCAACGCAGCCCCGGCGCGGTGATGGCGTCGTTCGCCGCCGACCACCTGATCAAGGACACCGAGGCGTTCGGGCGGACGGTCGAAGAGGCAGTCCGCGGCGCCGCCGAGGGCAAGCTGATGACCATCGGCATCACCCCGACACGGCCGGAAACCGGCTACGGGTACCTCCAGTGCAGCGAGACCGCAGAGCTGGGCGTGCAGCAGCAGGTGCTGGAGTTCAAGGAGAAGCCGGACCTCGCGACCGCGACCGAGTACGTCGAATCCGGCCGGTACCTGTGGAACGCGAGCATGTTCGTCTGGCGGACCGACCTGTTCCTGCGTGAAC
This window contains:
- a CDS encoding DNA-3-methyladenine glycosylase family protein, yielding MSVRVWRPGYELDLGSILRPLQRGGGDPTYGRTPGGAVFRATNTPCGPGTLAVRRVGGEVHAEAWGEGAEWLLDGLPALLGVADDPSDFQAHHDIVAEARRRMPGLRLGSTGRVWDLLVPSILEQKVTGREAFRSFRELCLRFGVVAPGPMPLRVPPTPKALMSITDWEWHKAGVDGARRRALIAAAQVAGRLEKAAELKGAEGRALLRKVPGIGVWTAAEVAQRAWGDPDAVSFGDYHIPGNVGYALVGKPLDDAGMYEVLAPYAPQRQRAVRYIEATGITKPRRGPRFSPRDYRAM
- a CDS encoding mannose-1-phosphate guanylyltransferase; protein product: MDLHVVVPAGGSGTRLWPLSRATNPKFLHPLTGTERSLLQATFDRLAPLASAERVHVVTGTAHATAVARQLPEVPERNILIEPLARDSCAAIALAAAVIEQRSPGAVMASFAADHLIKDTEAFGRTVEEAVRGAAEGKLMTIGITPTRPETGYGYLQCSETAELGVQQQVLEFKEKPDLATATEYVESGRYLWNASMFVWRTDLFLRELAQRRPDVFEPVSEIARAWDTDDRVSVVEALWATIPKVAVEYAVMEPAAADGLVATVPGDFGWSDIGDFETLGELLSDTRDGAHVVSTPAAGEVVTVDSAGVIAVPAGGRLVATLGVQDLIVVDTPDAVLVCDRSRAQDIKRLTEILRDTGRTEYV